Below is a window of Deltaproteobacteria bacterium DNA.
CCGGTGGGCCTGGAAAAGGGGGGACGGGGTTGAATTTGCGCGTTTCTTCGCCTCATTATGCATGATCGGTAAACCTCATGCCACGAAAAGCACGCATGGATGCGCCGCAGGCGTTGCTTCTCATCATCGGCCGAGGGATCGAACGGCGCAGCATTCTCCGTGACGATACCAACAGAAATCGCTTTGTCGATCGCCCGGCGCAACTGCTGCTTGAGACCGTAACGCCCTGTTTTGCCTGGCCTTTGATCCCCAAGTCAGGTGGCAAAGAAACCTGAGATAAGCAGAGCGGCGGTCAGCGGGGCTTTCAGCAGAGGCAGACGGGTCGCTCCGGATCATGCATGCTCCGTTGAAGAATAGAAACGCCCAAAATCAACCCCGTCCCCTCTTCCTCAACCTGGCAATGGACGCCGGGAACTTCTTGGCCCCATCCCACCCACCAATCACCTTCCCGCTTTACTATTTTTATTTTGTGTAAAAAGATTGACACATAACAACAAGTGTGTATCCTTATACACATGGAGAAAACACGAACAGGCGAGGATAGAGTCCTTGCTCTGGCCAGGAATAAGGGCGTACTCCGATTGAAGGACCTCAAGGAGGAGGGTATTCACCCGGAAAACCTGCGCCGGCTTGTCAAAAGAGGCCGGCTTGTTAAGATCGCACGCGGCCTCTATGAGGCGCCCGACAAGGAGATATCGGCCGATCACTCCCTTGTTCTAGCTAGCAAACGGCTTCCGGATGGGATTATTTGCCTGCTTTCCGCGCTCCGGTTTCATGAGCTCGGCTCACAAGATCCTTTTGAAGTGTGGATTGCTCTCGACCGGCGCGCCGCAAAGCCCAAGATAGGATTCCCTCCGCTTCGGGTGATGAGGTTTTCGGGGGGTGCTCTTACCGAAGGAATTGAAAAACACGAGATCGAAGGCGTCGTGGTAAGGGTGTACACCCCGTCCAAGACCGTGGCCGACTGCTTCAAGTTTCGCAATAAAATCGGATTGGACGTGGCCCTGGAAGCTCTCCGAGACTGCAAACGCCAAAAGAAGTGCTCCAACGACGACCTTTACCGCTTTGCCGGAGTATGCAGGGTCTGGAGCGTGATGAAGTCATACCTGGAGGCCATGTCATGAGTAAACCCACCAAGAACATGGCCGGTTCCGTGCGGGATCGCCTGAAAGCCTTGAGTCGCGAGAGAGGGGAAGATTTCCATCTGATTCTAACAAGATACGGATTGGAGCGCCTACTTTACAGACTTGGGAGGTCGGAATACGCTGAAAGGTTCGTGCTGAAAGGAGCGATGCTATTCGCTTTATGGACGGAAACAGTTCATCGACCAACGAAAGACCTTGACCTACTTGGATATGGAGATGTCTCGGCCCCAGAACTGAGGACCCTATTTGAGAGGATCTGTCAGGTCGAAGTTGAACCAGACGGGATCGTTTTCGAACCCAACAGCATCCGAGTTGAAGACATCAGAGAAGACCAAGAGTATCAAGGCCGGCGAGTGAAACTGAACGGAAAGCTTGGCCAGGCCAAAATCGACCTTCAACTCGACATTGGGTTCGGTGACGTGATTACACCGGAAGCCCAGGAGATTGAGTATCCCACATTGCTGGAACTCCCTCCGCCCCGCATCCGTGCCTACCCCAAGGAGAGTGTGGTTTCGGAGAAACTCCAGGCCATGGTCTTTCTCGGGATGGTAAACAGCCGGATGAAGGATTTCTACGACCTGTGGGTGATGTCCAGGAAGTTTTCGTTTGCCGGCGAAACCCTTACCAAGGCCATAAAAGCGACTTTCGAGCGAAGAAAGACGGCCATTCCGGAGGAGATACCGCCGGCGCTCAGCCAGGAGTTCACCAGGGACCGCAATAAGGCCGCTCAATGGCAAGCGTTCCTCAACAGGACTGGGTTGTCGGATGAAGGAAAAGGATTACCGGGAGTGATAGAGGACCTGCGCATCTTTTTGGAACCTCTCCTGGTAGCGGCGAAAGGTGGACGCTTCACTTTCAGCGTCTGGACGCCGGAGGGAAAATGGCAAGCCCGGAAGAAGCCTGTAAGCGAGCAGTATATCCTCTCTGGGAGTGAAGATTAAACCCTCGGCCTTGCGAGCAGCGGGGA
It encodes the following:
- a CDS encoding AbiEi antitoxin N-terminal domain-containing protein, coding for MEKTRTGEDRVLALARNKGVLRLKDLKEEGIHPENLRRLVKRGRLVKIARGLYEAPDKEISADHSLVLASKRLPDGIICLLSALRFHELGSQDPFEVWIALDRRAAKPKIGFPPLRVMRFSGGALTEGIEKHEIEGVVVRVYTPSKTVADCFKFRNKIGLDVALEALRDCKRQKKCSNDDLYRFAGVCRVWSVMKSYLEAMS
- a CDS encoding nucleotidyl transferase AbiEii/AbiGii toxin family protein, whose product is MSKPTKNMAGSVRDRLKALSRERGEDFHLILTRYGLERLLYRLGRSEYAERFVLKGAMLFALWTETVHRPTKDLDLLGYGDVSAPELRTLFERICQVEVEPDGIVFEPNSIRVEDIREDQEYQGRRVKLNGKLGQAKIDLQLDIGFGDVITPEAQEIEYPTLLELPPPRIRAYPKESVVSEKLQAMVFLGMVNSRMKDFYDLWVMSRKFSFAGETLTKAIKATFERRKTAIPEEIPPALSQEFTRDRNKAAQWQAFLNRTGLSDEGKGLPGVIEDLRIFLEPLLVAAKGGRFTFSVWTPEGKWQARKKPVSEQYILSGSED